One Lujinxingia sediminis DNA window includes the following coding sequences:
- a CDS encoding CoA transferase subunit A, giving the protein MNKVYESASAAIFDIEDGQTLMSGGFGLCGNPENLIRALAERGTGDLTVISNNCGTDHYGLGILLQNRQIKKMISSYVGENKNFEQQFLSGELEVELNPQGTLAERIRAGGAGIPAFFTPTGYGTVVADGKETREFDGRHYVLETALTADFAFVKAWKGDTQGNLIFKATARNFNPMMAAAGRITIAEVEELVEPGELDPDQIHTPGVFVQRIIKGESYEKWIEQRTTRPRPE; this is encoded by the coding sequence ATGAACAAGGTCTACGAATCAGCAAGCGCGGCGATCTTCGACATCGAAGACGGCCAGACGCTCATGAGCGGGGGCTTTGGCCTCTGCGGTAACCCGGAGAACCTCATTCGGGCCCTGGCCGAGCGCGGCACCGGCGATCTCACCGTGATCAGCAACAACTGCGGCACCGACCACTACGGTCTGGGGATCCTGCTGCAGAACCGCCAGATCAAAAAAATGATCTCGAGCTACGTCGGTGAGAACAAGAACTTCGAGCAGCAGTTCTTAAGTGGCGAGCTTGAGGTCGAGCTCAACCCCCAGGGCACGTTGGCGGAGCGCATTCGCGCCGGCGGCGCGGGCATCCCCGCCTTCTTCACCCCCACCGGCTACGGCACCGTGGTCGCGGACGGCAAAGAGACCCGCGAGTTCGACGGCCGCCATTATGTGCTGGAGACCGCGCTCACCGCCGACTTCGCCTTTGTGAAAGCCTGGAAGGGCGACACCCAGGGTAATCTCATCTTCAAAGCCACCGCCCGCAACTTCAACCCGATGATGGCCGCCGCCGGGCGCATCACCATCGCCGAAGTTGAAGAGCTGGTGGAGCCCGGCGAGCTCGACCCCGACCAGATTCACACCCCCGGGGTCTTTGTGCAGCGTATTATTAAGGGCGAGAGCTACG